One part of the Rhodococcus oxybenzonivorans genome encodes these proteins:
- a CDS encoding LLM class flavin-dependent oxidoreductase, translating to MSIRVGLSVTDALLVPKPVDRRLLLDSAAEAGLDHITVGDHISFHGGTGFDGMVSATTVLSSHDTLSVIIGVYLLGLRHPMLAARQIATLSQIAPGRLVVGAGVGGEDRSEISNSGVDPSTRGRRLDETLEVLRAVLTGEEVTHHGEFFTLDQARILPAPRPAVPILIGGRGESAIRRTARYGDGWLGIFCTPRRFSETRTAILDAAARENRAPDSFGVNVWCGLDTDADVADRLVGEKMQALYQLPRDKFRHLAPSGTPEQVAEWLNSFVEAGADNITLVPAATSMEAAIEHTAAVRALLLGHHS from the coding sequence GTGTCGATCAGAGTGGGGTTGTCGGTCACTGATGCACTTCTCGTCCCGAAACCCGTAGATCGGAGGCTTCTTCTCGACTCCGCGGCCGAAGCCGGGCTCGACCACATCACCGTCGGTGACCACATCAGCTTCCACGGCGGTACCGGGTTCGACGGCATGGTGTCGGCCACGACCGTCCTGTCCAGCCACGACACTCTTTCGGTGATCATCGGTGTCTACCTGCTCGGCCTGCGGCACCCGATGCTCGCCGCCCGCCAGATCGCGACGCTCTCGCAGATCGCGCCCGGACGGTTGGTCGTCGGTGCCGGCGTCGGCGGTGAGGACCGATCCGAGATTTCGAACAGCGGGGTCGACCCCAGCACCCGCGGCCGTCGGCTCGACGAGACCCTCGAGGTTCTGCGTGCTGTCCTCACCGGTGAGGAGGTCACCCATCACGGTGAGTTCTTTACCCTCGACCAGGCACGAATCTTACCGGCGCCGCGGCCCGCCGTTCCGATCCTCATTGGCGGCCGAGGTGAATCCGCCATTCGCCGCACCGCCCGCTACGGCGACGGCTGGCTCGGAATCTTCTGCACACCGAGGCGGTTCTCCGAGACACGTACCGCGATCCTCGACGCCGCCGCGCGGGAGAACCGCGCTCCCGACTCGTTCGGCGTGAACGTCTGGTGTGGACTCGACACCGACGCCGATGTTGCGGATCGTCTGGTGGGCGAGAAGATGCAGGCGTTGTATCAGTTGCCGCGCGACAAGTTCCGTCACCTGGCACCCTCCGGAACACCCGAGCAAGTGGCCGAGTGGCTGAACTCGTTCGTCGAGGCCGGTGCCGACAACATCACCCTGGTCCCGGCAGCCACCTCGATGGAAGCGGCGATCGAGCACACGGCCGCGGTCCGTGCACTACTGCTCGGCCATCACAGCTGA
- a CDS encoding PucR family transcriptional regulator: protein MSTPDERNGRKHLPLSVFDELLDDAAVAVDCLSAIVRVCSDATGKAVTLFDRQGHIVASTWPEGSGQTVFPSLRDILREHTATPASADPVLLRAELGTGLSRRKILSAIVERAEHLGWLVVDEQPTPFHATDDYVTLRCARRIGAQLLTQRRITRVAWNAKSNLARQLVRGSGAWKDLAAGAEYLGVNVHARRSLAYIRKSDRTPPDFDRSVAEYTERALDLEVLSTRGSEGILLLIGAPPYVASPSLVGLITSTRERAATELSPAGGLTAGVSSVYEPDALVRAYREAREVVRCIDRFTDGTGHRVLAVDDLGPARLFLANGEVSAIRHFIDDMLGPLLGDDAASTELIRTLAVWFEENRSVRRTATRLKVHENTVRLRLSRVHALTGLDVTSDATHQLSIYTALLVLRLRDHPSLHRESRRVETKEDAVPLPVERRSA, encoded by the coding sequence ATGTCCACCCCCGATGAGCGAAACGGCCGTAAACATCTACCGCTCAGTGTTTTCGATGAGCTTCTCGACGACGCCGCGGTCGCGGTCGACTGCCTTTCGGCGATCGTCCGAGTCTGTTCGGACGCCACTGGCAAAGCGGTAACCCTTTTCGACCGGCAGGGGCACATCGTCGCGTCCACGTGGCCGGAGGGCAGCGGGCAGACCGTCTTTCCCTCACTACGCGACATCCTGCGGGAACACACCGCCACCCCGGCCAGTGCCGACCCCGTGCTGTTGCGTGCGGAACTCGGCACCGGGTTGTCGCGGCGGAAGATCCTCAGCGCGATCGTCGAACGTGCCGAACACCTCGGATGGTTGGTCGTCGACGAACAGCCCACGCCGTTTCATGCCACGGACGACTACGTCACCCTGCGCTGCGCCCGCCGCATCGGAGCGCAGCTCCTGACCCAGCGCCGCATTACGCGAGTCGCCTGGAACGCAAAATCGAACCTCGCCCGGCAACTCGTCCGGGGCTCCGGCGCCTGGAAAGATCTCGCGGCCGGCGCCGAATACCTCGGCGTCAACGTCCACGCCCGCCGCTCCCTGGCCTACATCCGCAAATCCGATCGAACACCGCCAGATTTCGACCGGTCCGTCGCCGAGTACACCGAGCGCGCACTCGACCTGGAGGTGCTCTCGACTCGCGGATCGGAAGGAATTCTCCTGCTTATCGGGGCGCCCCCATATGTCGCGTCCCCTAGTCTCGTCGGGCTCATCACGTCGACCCGCGAGAGGGCGGCCACCGAATTGAGCCCGGCAGGGGGGCTGACCGCTGGGGTGTCGTCCGTATACGAACCCGACGCGTTGGTCCGCGCATACCGGGAGGCGCGCGAGGTAGTGCGCTGCATCGACCGTTTCACCGACGGAACCGGCCACCGGGTACTGGCCGTCGACGATCTGGGACCCGCTCGACTTTTCCTGGCGAACGGTGAAGTGTCGGCGATCCGGCATTTCATCGACGACATGCTCGGTCCCCTCTTGGGTGATGATGCGGCCTCAACTGAATTGATTCGCACACTTGCCGTCTGGTTCGAGGAAAATCGCAGCGTGCGCCGCACGGCTACCCGCTTGAAGGTGCACGAGAACACGGTCCGCCTCCGGTTGTCGCGAGTGCATGCCCTCACCGGCCTCGACGTCACCAGCGATGCGACCCATCAATTGAGCATCTACACAGCACTACTCGTCCTACGACTACGCGATCATCCGTCGCTACACAGGGAAAGTCGTCGCGTCGAAACGAAGGAAGACGCGGTGCCACTTCCCGTCGAACGGAGATCCGCATGA
- a CDS encoding SDR family oxidoreductase: MTDPKRRKALVTGAAREGGIGKAIVARLEADGMEVVTLDRAPGCTYQADMSTDELPPLDDIDIYVANAGLTTMFGAAHSMSIDKWRKDLDVNLTGTFRVLQQCLPGMRERRYGRIVVISSTAGTQGMPAQVSYSTAKAGLLGLVKTVAAENVALGITANAVLPGMTASSGILSMPQDIQDAWLASMPNGFVDPADIADAVAFFASPTARSVTGQFLTVDAGDGLNTRTVTSSVAQH, encoded by the coding sequence ATGACCGACCCGAAACGCCGCAAAGCACTGGTGACCGGTGCGGCACGTGAAGGTGGAATCGGCAAAGCCATCGTCGCCCGGCTCGAGGCCGACGGGATGGAAGTGGTCACGCTCGACCGTGCACCCGGGTGCACGTACCAGGCCGACATGTCCACCGACGAACTACCGCCCCTCGACGACATCGACATCTACGTGGCCAATGCGGGTCTGACGACGATGTTCGGGGCCGCACACAGTATGTCGATCGACAAGTGGCGGAAGGATCTCGACGTCAACCTCACGGGGACCTTCCGAGTGCTCCAGCAATGCCTACCGGGAATGCGTGAACGTCGGTACGGCCGCATCGTCGTCATCTCCAGTACCGCAGGCACGCAGGGCATGCCGGCTCAGGTGTCGTACAGCACCGCCAAGGCAGGGTTGCTTGGTCTGGTCAAAACGGTTGCGGCCGAGAACGTCGCCCTGGGCATCACCGCCAACGCCGTCCTGCCCGGAATGACCGCCAGTTCCGGGATCCTGTCCATGCCGCAAGACATCCAGGATGCCTGGCTCGCGTCGATGCCCAACGGATTCGTCGACCCAGCCGACATCGCCGACGCCGTCGCGTTTTTCGCCTCCCCCACCGCCCGCAGCGTCACCGGCCAGTTCCTCACCGTCGATGCAGGTGACGGTCTCAACACCCGCACGGTTACCTCCTCGGTGGCGCAGCACTGA
- a CDS encoding MFS transporter, translated as MSAVGTTGLQAPTRHLNRWWYVVTGFLTLLFGTTAVNVLFNILGKPMTEEFGWERSVISNGLSIETVFVGISIVILGFLVDRYGPKIPSVPMSLAFGIGLMLMSVLPNNQLVFYLLCVVIGAGAGAVNPVAHSTVVSAWFQDRRGMALGILMAGLGSCGVLMPYLANWVLGFGGWRMAFLVIGALCTVIPASVYAFVTRMPAEHEAERKAARSEGRMAGESLLTVARKYRQFWLLSVAIFLVSSATFGLMSQIVPMTTDKGISQGTAVSILSVLSLASIAARLLVGYLLDRFYAPAIGSIIFALCGVGVFFMITSSQTGLLFVGAALIGLGLGSEGDLAAYMVSRYFPKHSYGRVLGFIYLLYAQGSAVGIFLLGQVYSATGSYSAGALPIIVLVGIAIACLLMMGSYRFTLDHREIGADNVTVEEKEHV; from the coding sequence ATGAGCGCAGTCGGCACGACTGGGTTGCAGGCGCCCACGCGGCATCTGAACCGCTGGTGGTATGTAGTGACGGGCTTTCTGACTCTGTTGTTCGGCACGACCGCGGTGAATGTCTTGTTCAACATCCTCGGCAAGCCGATGACCGAGGAATTCGGCTGGGAACGAAGCGTCATCAGCAACGGTCTGTCCATCGAAACGGTGTTCGTGGGTATCAGCATCGTCATCTTGGGCTTCCTCGTCGACCGGTACGGTCCCAAGATCCCGTCGGTTCCGATGTCGCTGGCATTCGGAATCGGTTTGATGCTGATGTCCGTCCTGCCGAACAACCAGCTCGTGTTCTACCTGCTCTGCGTGGTGATCGGCGCCGGCGCTGGCGCCGTGAATCCGGTGGCACACTCGACCGTGGTGAGCGCGTGGTTCCAGGACCGTCGCGGTATGGCGCTGGGCATTCTCATGGCCGGCCTCGGCTCGTGCGGGGTGCTCATGCCGTATCTGGCCAACTGGGTGCTCGGGTTCGGCGGCTGGCGTATGGCGTTCCTGGTCATCGGCGCCCTCTGCACGGTGATCCCGGCCTCGGTCTACGCTTTCGTCACCCGGATGCCAGCCGAACACGAAGCCGAGCGTAAAGCGGCGCGTTCAGAGGGGCGGATGGCCGGAGAATCGCTACTCACCGTGGCGAGGAAGTACCGGCAATTCTGGCTGCTGTCCGTCGCGATCTTCCTCGTCTCCTCCGCAACATTCGGCCTGATGTCCCAGATCGTGCCCATGACCACCGACAAGGGCATCAGCCAGGGGACTGCGGTCTCCATTCTGTCCGTTCTGAGCCTGGCGTCGATCGCTGCACGACTGTTGGTGGGCTACCTGCTCGACCGGTTCTACGCCCCTGCCATCGGCTCGATCATCTTCGCGCTGTGCGGGGTCGGGGTCTTCTTCATGATCACGTCGTCGCAGACCGGCCTGCTGTTCGTCGGCGCGGCTCTGATCGGCCTGGGCCTGGGTTCCGAGGGTGATCTCGCCGCCTACATGGTGAGCCGATACTTCCCCAAGCACTCCTACGGCCGCGTGCTGGGATTCATCTACTTGCTCTACGCGCAGGGTTCGGCGGTCGGCATCTTCCTGCTCGGACAGGTGTACAGCGCCACCGGTTCCTACAGTGCCGGCGCGCTGCCGATCATCGTGCTGGTCGGAATCGCCATCGCCTGCCTGCTGATGATGGGTTCGTACCGCTTCACCCTGGACCATCGCGAGATCGGCGCCGACAATGTCACCGTCGAAGAAAAGGAGCACGTATGA
- a CDS encoding DUF7064 domain-containing protein, producing MTDGFHDALVTRATEDMPEKFFDRFMFNLHPDGDTAPSVILGAGVYPPRNVVDGFVVLTTGTEQRNLRYSTEHSETDGASVGPLRWDTVDDNRTWRIQLGENKTGLELDVLWQARAPYWLGSVDVENTDGNVTSFDHLFQPGRYEGTLTLDGTTTDVGGWYGLRDRSRGVRTMSGGQGLHIWYQAQFPDRTFGFLLVEDRQGGRILLEGAVMHDDGRLDDITDVRHDLVFTAGNDLASGTVEVATAGGATYRIDSDASAGGGYMAGGGYGGHHGKVRGRDHEEFDVYPLDGTVGPKTLDSALTDRCCTFGWNGETGYGIFEFALSRSSSYTYHLTLRR from the coding sequence ATGACCGACGGATTTCACGACGCCTTGGTGACTCGCGCCACCGAGGACATGCCGGAGAAATTCTTCGACCGGTTCATGTTCAACCTCCACCCGGACGGAGATACCGCGCCGTCCGTGATCCTCGGCGCCGGGGTCTACCCACCCCGCAACGTCGTGGACGGTTTCGTCGTCCTCACCACCGGGACCGAGCAGCGCAATCTCCGCTACTCCACCGAACACTCCGAGACCGACGGCGCCTCCGTCGGACCACTGAGATGGGACACGGTCGACGACAATCGCACCTGGCGAATCCAACTCGGCGAGAACAAGACCGGACTTGAACTCGATGTGCTGTGGCAGGCTCGCGCACCGTATTGGCTCGGGTCGGTGGACGTGGAGAACACCGACGGGAACGTCACCTCCTTCGATCACCTGTTCCAGCCCGGTCGCTACGAGGGCACGCTCACGCTGGACGGAACCACCACCGACGTCGGGGGCTGGTACGGACTGCGGGACCGGTCTCGCGGGGTACGCACGATGTCCGGGGGCCAGGGTCTACATATCTGGTACCAGGCCCAGTTCCCGGACCGCACGTTCGGATTCTTGCTGGTCGAGGACCGCCAAGGCGGACGAATCCTATTGGAGGGCGCCGTCATGCACGACGACGGACGACTCGACGACATCACCGACGTCCGGCACGACCTGGTGTTCACCGCGGGCAACGACCTCGCCAGTGGCACGGTGGAGGTCGCGACTGCCGGCGGCGCAACCTACCGCATCGATTCGGACGCCTCGGCCGGCGGCGGCTACATGGCGGGCGGCGGCTACGGTGGCCATCACGGCAAGGTTCGTGGTCGCGACCACGAAGAGTTCGACGTCTACCCCCTCGATGGAACCGTGGGCCCGAAGACTCTCGACTCCGCCCTCACCGACCGTTGCTGCACGTTCGGGTGGAACGGGGAAACCGGCTACGGAATCTTCGAGTTCGCCCTGTCGCGATCGTCGTCGTACACCTACCACCTCACGCTGAGGCGCTGA
- a CDS encoding TetR/AcrR family transcriptional regulator, whose protein sequence is MDRNRKILDTAAELFYEKGFHGTSVDELGSRAGLSGPAIYRHFSGKDEILATLFGEAMDELIGATEPVLDDADLDLQRMIRHHALFAARHRHLVNVSQREDRSLVDPWRKAINRRRKQYVQGWETAVARAIPAASPAEVSVATQSCLGMIFSIAYWPAKVTRTAGLADHMVRMATEGLDAFRQ, encoded by the coding sequence GTGGACCGTAACCGTAAGATTCTCGACACCGCTGCAGAGCTGTTTTACGAGAAGGGATTTCACGGCACAAGTGTCGACGAATTGGGGTCTCGGGCCGGCCTGAGTGGCCCCGCAATCTACCGCCATTTCTCCGGCAAGGACGAGATCTTGGCTACTCTGTTCGGCGAGGCGATGGACGAGCTGATCGGCGCCACCGAGCCGGTACTCGACGACGCGGACCTCGATCTTCAACGGATGATCCGTCATCATGCGCTCTTCGCGGCGAGGCACCGCCACCTCGTCAACGTCAGCCAGCGCGAGGACCGGTCGCTGGTCGATCCGTGGCGAAAGGCGATCAACCGACGGCGCAAGCAGTACGTCCAGGGCTGGGAGACTGCGGTCGCGCGGGCGATCCCCGCCGCGTCACCGGCCGAGGTCTCCGTGGCCACCCAGTCGTGCTTGGGCATGATCTTCTCGATCGCGTACTGGCCCGCCAAGGTGACCCGTACGGCCGGGCTCGCCGACCACATGGTGCGAATGGCGACCGAGGGCCTGGACGCCTTCCGTCAATAG
- a CDS encoding thioesterase family protein: MTSPAEIPSYVQVLALPRECGPLPIPSAYEDENGHMNIRHYFDLEAQAITVVFDRMGITDDYRATCDQGFFTAEHHIRYYAEVHVGDQVSVHARIVERSDKIVHAMAFLVDDTTERLASTLEVTATHVDLTTRRVVPFADDVAAAVDRELSRTDVGWPAPVCGAMGIRTRA; encoded by the coding sequence ATGACGTCACCAGCAGAAATCCCCTCGTACGTTCAGGTGCTAGCACTGCCCCGCGAGTGTGGGCCGTTGCCGATCCCGTCCGCCTACGAGGACGAGAACGGCCACATGAACATTCGCCACTATTTCGATCTCGAGGCGCAGGCAATCACGGTCGTGTTCGACAGAATGGGCATCACCGACGACTATCGCGCCACGTGCGACCAGGGTTTCTTCACCGCCGAGCACCACATCCGGTACTACGCGGAGGTGCACGTCGGCGACCAGGTGTCGGTCCACGCGCGCATCGTCGAACGTTCCGACAAGATCGTCCACGCCATGGCGTTCCTCGTCGACGACACCACCGAACGCCTCGCGAGCACACTCGAGGTCACCGCGACCCACGTCGACCTCACCACCCGCCGGGTCGTGCCCTTCGCCGACGACGTCGCGGCCGCGGTCGACCGGGAACTCAGCCGCACCGACGTCGGCTGGCCCGCCCCCGTGTGCGGTGCGATGGGCATCCGAACCCGGGCCTGA
- a CDS encoding enoyl-CoA hydratase-related protein, whose amino-acid sequence MSDFTDVTYEVENGLAWITINRPDRYNAFRARTVDELVKSFKKAWGSSEVGAIALTGAGEKAFCSGGDQKQRMETGDYGPSDSGLFEVEALHRVIRDVPKPVIAAVNGVAVGGGHVLHLLCDLSIAADHAIFGQNGPRVGSFDAGLGTGYLARAIGEKRAREIWFLCRRYSAEQALDWGLVNKVVPGDQLRAEVRAWADEILQLSPTALKVLKQSLNADTEHFIAQGNMAYSTLKLFGESAEAIEGISAFNEKRKPDFSKFRGA is encoded by the coding sequence ATGAGTGACTTCACGGATGTGACGTACGAGGTCGAGAACGGACTCGCCTGGATCACGATCAACCGGCCCGATCGGTACAACGCGTTCCGCGCGCGCACCGTCGACGAGTTGGTGAAGTCGTTCAAGAAGGCGTGGGGCAGTTCCGAGGTCGGGGCGATCGCGCTGACCGGAGCCGGCGAGAAGGCGTTCTGCTCGGGTGGCGACCAGAAGCAGCGTATGGAGACCGGTGACTACGGCCCGTCCGACAGCGGACTGTTCGAGGTCGAGGCGCTGCACCGGGTGATCCGGGACGTCCCCAAACCCGTCATCGCCGCGGTCAACGGTGTCGCGGTCGGCGGCGGCCATGTGCTGCACCTGCTGTGCGACTTGTCCATCGCCGCGGACCACGCCATCTTCGGGCAGAACGGTCCGCGTGTGGGATCGTTCGACGCCGGACTCGGCACCGGATACCTGGCCCGAGCGATCGGAGAGAAGCGTGCGCGGGAGATTTGGTTCCTCTGCCGCCGCTACAGCGCCGAGCAGGCCCTCGACTGGGGTCTGGTCAACAAGGTGGTGCCCGGTGACCAGCTGCGGGCAGAGGTCCGCGCCTGGGCCGACGAGATCCTGCAGCTCTCGCCGACGGCGCTGAAGGTGCTCAAGCAGTCCCTCAACGCCGACACCGAGCACTTCATCGCGCAGGGCAACATGGCCTACTCGACGCTCAAGCTGTTCGGTGAGTCCGCCGAGGCCATCGAGGGCATCAGCGCGTTCAACGAAAAGCGCAAGCCCGACTTCTCCAAGTTCCGCGGCGCCTGA